A stretch of DNA from Pasteurellaceae bacterium RH1A:
ATGCCACGGGAAGCGACTTCCTTGGCTAGAGATTTAGAAAAGCCAATTAAGCCAGCTTTGGCAGCACAGTAGTTGGTCTGGCCTGGATTGCCTGAAGAACCGACCACAGAACCGATGGTAATAATGCGGCCACCTTTTTTCATCATAGGGCGCAGGACGGCTTTAGAGAGGCGGTAAACAGAGGTCAGGTTGGTTTGGATAATGTCGAACCAGTCGCTGTCCTTCATCCGCATGAGCAGGCCATCACGGGTGATGCCAGCGTTGTTTACTAGGATGTCCACATCGCCAAAGTCGGCCTTGATTTGGGCTAAAACTGAGTCAATGGATTCGGCTTCAGTAACGTTGAGAACCAGGCCCTTGCCATTCTCACCTAGATAGGCAGAAATAGCTTCTGCCCCTTTTTCAGAGGTGGCTGTGCCGATAACAAAATTGCCACGGGCGACTAATTCTTCTGCAATGGCGCGGCCAATTCCACGGCTGGCGCCAGTAACTAATGCGATTTTTTTGGTCATGATTGTCTCCTAAAATCTAAATTTGATAGCGCCAGCGTCCTCGCTGGTGCTGATGAGTTATTGAAATATGGCACAAGCGAGGACGCTTGCGCCATCAAACCAGAGGGTTATGATTAAGCAAGAACAGCCCCAAGGCTGGCCACATCATTCACAGCCTGTGCCTTCACCTCTTTCACAATACGGCTAGCCAAGCCCGTTAAAACCTTATTCGGTCCGATTTCATAAAGCTGGCTTACGCCCTCTTGGGCCATTTTCTCGACTGTTTCTGTCCAGCGTACTGGGCTGTAGAGCTGGCGAACCAGAGCCAAACGAATACGGGCTGCATCAGTTTCCACTTCCACATCCACGTTATTAATAACCGGCACTTGTGGAGCGAAAAATTCGACTTTCACCAAGGCTTCGGCCAACTTATCGGCCGCAGGTTTCATGAGAGCACAGTGGGATGGCACGCTGACAGGCAAAGGCAGGGCACGTTTAGCACCCGCTTCTTTACATAAAGCACCTGCACGTTCCACGGCCGCTTTGGAGCCAGCAATCACCACCTGGCCAGGTGAGTTGAAGTTCACGGCTGAAACAATTTCTCCCTCAGCCGCTTCACTTTGGGCCTGTTCGCAGGCCTTGATAATGGCCTCATTGTCTAGGCCGATAATGGCATACATGGCCCCAGTGCCTGCTGGCACGGCTTCTTGCATAAGCTGGCCACGCAGTTCGACTAGCTTAACCGCATCCTTAAAGCCCATCACGCCTGCACACACCAGGGCAGAGTATTCACCCAGGCTGTGGCCGGCCATCACGCTTGGTTTGAGTTCAGGGTGCTTTTCCTGCCAAACCCGGTAGATGGCAACGGAGGCGGTTAAAAGAGCAGGCTGGGTGCGTTGGGTCTGGCCTAGATCTTCGGCTGTGCCGTTTTGAACCAGATCCCAAAGATCATAACCTAAAGCTTCTGAGGCTTCTTTAAAGGTGGCTTCCACCACAGGATAGGCACTTGCAAGATCGGCCAACATACCAACCGCTTGCGAACCCTGACCTGGGAAAACCATGGCGAATTTTGTCATTGTCTTCTTCCTTATTGGCGTTAAAAGTGGGGCCATTATACTGTAAGAGCCTGGTTTTACTAAGAAAAACTGCTCCTACCTTTCTTTAGACGCAAGGCATTGGCCAAAACTGACACCGAACTTAAGGCCATGGCTGCCCCTGCAATCACAGGGCTAAGTAGGCCAAAGGCTGCCAGAGGAATGCCGATCACATTATAAATCAGGGCAAAAAAGAGGTTTTGCTTGATGTTGGTTAGTGTTGCTCGAGCCAGATTGAGCCCTGTTACCAGTTGGCTGACCGAGGCCTGCATGAGGGTGGCGGAGGCGGTCTGTTCGGCCACATGGGCCCCGTTTTTCATGGCAAAGCTGACATCTGCTTGAGCCAGGGCCGGGGCATCGTTAATCCCATCGCCCACCATGGCGACAACCCTGCCACTGGCCTGGAGCTGGGCGATTTTCTCGGCCTTGTCCCGGGGGCTAAGCTTGCAGTAGGCCTGTTTGATCCCTAAATCCTGGGCGATGAAATCGACAACACTTTGCTGATCACCACTGAATACCTGCACCTCAATTCCCATCTTTTGCAGGGCTTGGACGGCCTTGAGGCTATCGGGCTTGAGGCTATCGACCAGAGCAAAGGCACCGATTGGCTCATCGTTCACTGCAACTGCAACAATCGAGCCTAGCTGCCAGGCAGGATCCAGCTTATCCGGCAAGACCAACCCACAATAGGCCGCTTGGCCAACCTTAACTCGGCCCAGATCTGGAATGTCCCCTTCAAGCCCCTGGCCGGCCTGGCTTTCCACCCCGCAAGCGGTCAATAAGGGCAGATTTTTTGCAAGGGCTTCCGCCACTAAGGCCTGGGCTAAGGGATGATTAGCGTGTTGTTCCAGGCTGGCAGTGATTTGTAGGAGCTGGTTTTCATCATAAAGTTTAGAAAGCACCAGGCTGGCTGCCACTTGGGGCTTGCCCTCGGTCAAGGTGCCGGTCTTGTCTAAAATCACCGTATCAACCTGGGCGGAACGCTCTAGGGCAGCAGCATCCTTAAACCAGATCCCAGCCCGGCTGGCCCGGCCCATGCCCACCATAATGGAAGCGGGCGTGGCTAATCCTAAGGCACAGGGGCAGGCAATCACCAGCACGGCCACGCTATGCACCAGGGCCTGGACAGGGTCGGCTGCCAGCCACCAGGTCAAAATAAAGGTCAGGAAGGAAAGGCTCATCACCACCGGCACAAAGACCCCTGCCACCTTGTCGGCAAAGCGGGCAATGGGGGCCTTGGAACCTTGGGCCTGGGCCAAGGCCTGGGTCAGGTCGCCCAAGAGGGTTTGGCTGCCCAGGCCCTGGGCTTGATAGGTAAGGGAGCCATCGCTCACCAGGGAACCGGCCAAGACCCGGCTGCCAGCCAGCTTGTTTTCAGGCCGGGATTCGCCAGTTAAATGGCTCTCATCTGTCCAGCCTGAACCGCTTAAGACCAGCCCATCGGCACAGATCCGCTCCCCCGTATTGGCCCGCAGTACATCACCGATTTTAACCTCATTCAAGGCCACTTCCTGCCAGGTTTCGCCGACTTGTTTGCTCACCTTCTGTGGGGTCAGTTCCAGCAGGAGGCCGATACTGTTAAGGCTCTGACGCTTGGTGCGGGCCTCCAAAAACTTGCCCAGGCTGACAAAGCCAATCACCATCACCGAGGCCTCAAAATAGATATGGTGCAGGGCCTGTTCCCCATGGAGGAAGAGCATGGCGGTGGAATAGAGGTAGATAATCAGCGTGCCGGAACTGACCAAGACGTCCATATTGGCCAGGCCGCCCTTGATGCTGGCGATAGCACTGCGATAAAAAGGCAGGGCCAACCAAAGCTGAACCAGGCTGGCCAGGCCAAACTGCCAGAGGGGCGGGAGCATAAGGGCATGGGAGTTGAAGAGCATTCCTAACATGCCAATGAGGAAGGGAATATTGATGGTCAAAAGCAGGATCAGCCGCCAATTTGCAGCTTTTTCAGGTTTTTGAACCGCTTGCTCTTGGAGCAGGCTGGCCGAGAAGCCAGTTTTTTCAATGATTTCAATCAGTTGCTGGCTAGAGGCCTGCTCAGAATTAAAGCTAATCTGAGCCTGTTCCGTAGCAAAATTGACACTGGCTGTTTCCACAAAGGGCTTTTTATTTAGTACCTTCTCAATCCGGCTGGCACAGGCCTGGCAGTGCATGCCAGCAATATTTAGGGTGATGTTTTGCATAGTTTTCTCTGATGGCGCCAGCGCCCTCGCTGGTGCCTTAGTTTATTTAGAAATCTAAGGCTAAAAAGCAGCACCAGCCTGGAGGCTGGCGCTATCTTAGGGGCAAACCTTCCTTAGGCTATTATTTGTTATGTTGGTGGAAAAACTCCCATTCTTCTACTACACGGCCATCTGGCAGGTGGCAGAGGGCGTATTCATTGCCTTGGGCATCTTTTTTGACTTCCGATTTGCCGCCCTGCTGCTGGCAAAAGACAGAAGCAGGATTGGCCATGCCGACTATAGGCGCTGAGTTTTCTTGGTTGGAACAGGCCGCTAAAGTTAGGCTGCTTAGAGCAGCCGCCGTGAGGGTTCTTTTCATGCTTTTTCCTCCAGTTTGTTGAGGAGTTTTTGGTGGATTCCCCCAAAGGCCCCGTTACTCATAACCAAAATATGATCGCCTGCCTGGGCGGCTTCTGCCACTTTTTCCACCAGCTCCTCTAAATTGGCCGACCAGTAGGCTGGCTGGCTGAGGCTGTTGGTAATCTGGCTGACCTGCCAAGGAATGGTATCAGGCTGGTAAACAAAGACCTGATCGGCATCAGCCAAGGACGGGGCAATTTCGTCCTTATGTACGCCCATCTTCATAGTATTAGAGCGAGGCTCAAGTACGGCTAAAATGCGGCTATCTGGGCCAACCTTGCCCCGAAGTGCGTCAATTGTGGCCAAAATGGCGGTTGGATGGTGGGCAAAATCATCGTAAACCGTAATGCCCTTCACTTCACCTTTCACCTCCAAACGGCGGTTGGCGTTAATAAAGGATCCTAAAGCCTCACAAGCACCTGCAACCTCCACGCTCGCATGGTGGGCAGCCGCAATGGCCATAAGGGCATTGTGCATATTATGGGCACCGACCAGGTTCCAACGCACTTCGCCGGCCTTTTCCTGCTGGTGGAAAACGGCAAAATGGCTGCAATCTGCCGACAGTGGCTGGGCATACCATTCCTTATCCTGGCCGATAAATTGTAGGTCGCTATAGGTGCCTAACTTGAGGGTATCTTGCACGTTCTGGTCAGATTCTGCTGATAAAATGCAGCCATTTTGTGGAATGGTGCGAATGAGGTGGTGGAACTGGCGTTGAATGGCCTTGAGATCGTCAAAAATATCGGCATGGTCGAAATCAATATTGTTGATAATCAGGGTTTTTGGTGAATAATGGACAAATTTTGACCGCTTGTCAAAGAAGGCTGAGTCGTATTCATCTGCCTCAATAGCAAAGAAAGGGCTGGAACCGAGACGAGCGGAAACCCCAAAATTACCGGCCACCCCCCCAATCAGGAAGCCAGTATCCAGACCGTTTTGGTCTAAAATCCAGGCCAACATGCCAGTCGTGGTGGTTTTGCCATGGGTGCCGGAAACGGCCAAGACCCAGCGATCCTTAAGCAAGTGATCGTGCAACCATTGGGGGCCTGAGGTGTAGGGCAGCTGGTTGTTGAGCACATACTCTACACAAGGGTTGCCCCGGCTCATGGCATTACCAATCACCACCAAATCGGGGGCTGGTTGCAGTTGGGCCACATCGTAGTTGGGGATAATCTCAATGCCAGATTTCTCTAAAAAGGTGCTCATAGGCGGGTAAACATTGGTGTCTGAGCCCGTAACCTTATAGCCCATCTCACGGGCAAGAATGGCCACGCCTCCCATAAAGGTGCCGCAAATGCCTAAAATATGAATGTGTTTTTGTGTCATGGTGTTCCTTATGAAGCAAGGCTTATTTGAAACCTAGTCTAGCGAATTTTATTAAAAACTCAATGCTTTATTTCCCCTTAAACTCCCTTCAAAACCTGAGATTTTAATAGCCAAAATCCCTCAAGATCGCTATACTTGCACGCCCGCTTGAAAGTGGGGGATTTTTTATTTGACCCTTTAATGAGGAATAAGAAATTGACCAAATTCGGCAAACTTTTTGCAAAAATGGCGGTAGTCGCCACCGCTTGTTCCGCGGTGATGGCAGCGGCCGCAGAAAAACTCTATGTCTATAACTGGACAGAATATGTGCCTTCCTCCTTGTTAGAACAATTTACCAAGGAAACTGGTATTCAGGTCATTTACTCGACCTTTGAAAGCAATGAGGAAATGTACTCCAAGCTCAAACTGGCCAATGGGGCGGGTTACGATATTGTTTTCCCCTCCAGCTACTATGTAGGCAAGATGGCCAAAGAGGGCATGCTGGCCGAGTTAGATAAGGCTAAGCTCAGCAACCTAAAAAATGTTTCAACAGAATTGATGGGCAAACCTTTTGACCCAGAAAACAAGTATTCCCTGCCCTATGTTTATGGCCTAACAGGTTTGGGCATAAACAAGAGCGAAATCGACCCAGCCAGCCTCACCAGCTGGGGCGACTTGTGGAAAAGCGAATTCAAAGGCAAGGTCTTGCTGATGAATGACTCTCGTGAGGTCTTCCATATGGCTCTCTTGTTGGACGGCAAATCGCCCAACACACAGAATCCAGAGGAAATCAAGGCCGCCTACGAGCGTTTATTAACCCTTAAGCCGAATGTGCTGGTCTTTAATTCCGACTCACCAGAAATGCCTTATTTGCAGGGCGAGGTGGCTGTTGGCATGCAATGGACTGGCTCGGCCCACCGTGCGAAGAGCGAGAATCCAGACATTGATTTCATCTTCCCCAAAGAAGGTGCCATTATTTGGATGGATAACTACGTGATTCCTAAAAATGCGGCCAATAAGGAAGCAGCACATAAATTTATTGATTTCTTGCTGCGTCCTGAATCGGCCAAAGAGGTGATCGAAACCATGGGCTTCTCCATGCCAAACGAGGGGGTAAAAGCAATTTTAAGCCCTGAATTGGCCAGCGACCCCTTGATTTTTCCACCTTTAGAAGAACTTGAAAAAGGTATTTTGCAGGAGGACGTGGGCGATGCCACCGAAATCTATGAAAAATACTGGACTGAACTAAAAACACGTTAATTTGAGGTTTGACTACAATGTCTCATTCTACATCTTTAACCGCCAACCCAGCCCCGCTTGGCCTGTGCGGTTTTGCTTTAACCACCTGGCTTTTAAGCCTTATCAATAACGGCACCTTTAGTGGTGACAATGTCGGCCTGGTGTTGGCCATGGGCTTTGCCTTTGGCGGTACGGCACAAATGATCGCCGGTATGTTTGAATTTTCTAAGGGCAACACCTTTGGCTTTACGGCTTTCACCAGCTACGGTGCCTTCTGGTGGTCTTTCGCCCTCTTCAAAGTTTTCTTTGCTGACAAGGTTTCGCCAGAATTTATCGGCTGGTATCTCGTGGTTTGGGGTACCTTTACCCTTATGATGTTTATCGGCACCCTGGCCAAGGCCCGTGCCCTACAGGCCATTTTCTTAAGCCTAACCATCACCTTCTACTTATTAGCCATCGGTGATTTCACAGGTAACCATTCTATTACCCATATCGGCGGTAACTTTGGTTTATTAACTGCCCTTTTAGCCTTCTACTTGGCTGCGGCAGATATCATCAACGACAGCTTCGGCCGTACTGTTCTGCCAATTGGTGAGCCTAAGGCCTAACAAGCGGTCAAAAATCCGCATTTTTTCGCAAAAAAATAGCCCCTCCAGCAGGGGCTATTTGTTTACTCAACCAGACTTTTTTACTCAATTCAATCTTAATTAATTACACCACAAGCCATACGAGGGCCGCCACCGCCTAATGGGGCTGGGTGGTCAGAGTGGTTGTCGCCACCTGCGTGGATCATCAAAGAACGGCCTTTGACATCTTCTAATTTTTTCAAGCGAGGTGCCAGCACAGGGTATTCAGCCTTGCCATCATGATCAACGACCAGGGCTGGCAAATCGCCTAAGTGGGCTTCATCAGACCACGGGAAGCCGTGTTTGCCTGCCTTGGTTGGATCCCAGTGGCCGCCTGCACCTAGGCCTGCAACTAACTTACCGTCTTTTTCTTTCGGCTCACAGCTTGGGTTTTCATGAATATGGAAGCCGTGCATACCATGAGCCAGGCTGTGTAGGTTTGGGGTGAAGACCAAACCATAGGCTGATTCAGTAATCACCACGGTTCCCACATCCTTATTGCCATTGGCCGGGTCAAGCTGTTGAACTTTGACCTCGATTTGTTTAGGCATCTCTGTTTGGGCCATTGCTGGTGCAGCAAGCAGGCTGCTCAAGGCAGCAAGGGCAAAGATTTGTTTTTTCATAAGATCTCCTTTGGGGTTGAAAAACAGGTCCATTGTAAAGTTTTTCATTGTTTATGCAATAAATAAGCATAAACAATGTGACTTAGGTCACATTTTGCAGTGGCTAACCCAGCTATTGACAAACCACAATCTTTACATTTTTGCTGACAAAGTTTATAGTAGTTCAACTTTTAGTCGGGGTGCTTGCCTGCAAGCTGAGAAATACCCGTGAACCTGATACAGTTAGCACTGACGTAGGGAACTAAAAAATAGCCCAAACTGCCGCTATTTCCTCTTTTTCGTTTGTGTTGGCTCGACTTTTCAACCCAATGAGGAAATGACGATGACCATCAGCACTCAACTTATCCAACATGCCGCCCCCTTCTGGCAGGCCTATACCCAGCACGAATTTGTCCGCCAATTAGGCGCCGGCACCTTGCCCAAGGCCTGTTTTCAACACTATCTCAAGCAGGACTACCTCTATCTCTTTCACTATTCCCGTGCCCTTGCCCTGGCTATTTACAAGGCCGAAAACTTCGCCCAAATGGACTATTCCCGCCGGGCCTTGGAGGTGATTTTATCCGAAGTCCAGCTCCATATTGCCTTCTGTAAGCAGTGGGGGATTTCCGAGAGCGAATTGCAGGCCCTGCCTGAATCGGCTGCCTGTGTGGCCTACACCCGCTATGTCCTAGACTGCGGTGCCAACGGCAGCCTGGCCGAACTCTATGCCGCCATCGCCCCTTGTGCCATTGGCTATGCCCATATCGGTAAACGTTTGGCTCAAACTGGCGTGGAGAATAATCCCTATCAAGCCTGGATCGACACCTATGCCAGCCCTGAATTTCAGGCGGGCGTGGCAGAATTAGAGGCCTTTTTAGACCAGCTCTGCCAAGGCTTGAGCGAGCAACAGCTGGCCAAAATCCAGACTATTTTTAACACCGCCACTCGTATGGAAGCGGCCTTTTGGCAGATGGGCTTGGACCTAAGCGAGTAGCCCGATGAAAGTCCAATTTTTGCAAAAAATCCGCCAAACCAACCCGCTTGTGCATAACCTAACCAACATTGTAGCCGCCAATTTTTCGGCCAATGGCCTGCTGGCTTTGGGGGCTTCTCCCATTATGTCGGCCTGTGTGGAGGAAATGGAGGAAGTGCCTGCGCTGAGCCAGGCGGTGGTCATTAACATCGGCACCCTTATGGGCAAGGACTTGGCGGCTATGCGTTTGGCTGGCCAAACGGCTAATCGCCTAGGCTTGCCTGTAGTGCTGGATCCTGTCGGCGTGGGGGCAACTAGCTTTCGCCGTGCCACGGTGGAAGCCCTCTTAAAAGATGTGCAATTTAGTGCCATTCGGGGCAATGCGGGGGAATTGGCCGTCTTAGCGGGGGCTGATTGGCAGGCCAAGGGGGTAGATGCAGGCCAGGGTTCAGCAGATTTGGCCAGCATTGCCCAAACCGTGGCTCGCAAATACCAAACCATTGCAGTCATCAGCGGGGAAACTGATTGGCTAAGTGATGGAAAACAAACCGTCAGCCTGCATAACGGCACGCCCCTTTTCCCTAAAATCACCGCTTCGGGCTGCCTGCTTAGTGCCGTCTGTGGGGCTTTTTTGGCAGTTGCAGAAAAAGGGGATTATTTGGCCGCTTTAATCGAGGCTTGCACAGCCTATGCCGTGGCTGGAGAGTTAGCCGCCCAAGGCCTGCAAGCCTACCAACACAGCCAGTTTATGATCTGCCTGCTGGATGAG
This window harbors:
- the fabG gene encoding 3-oxoacyl-ACP reductase (catalyzes the first of the two reduction steps in the elongation cycle of fatty acid synthesis); its protein translation is MTKKIALVTGASRGIGRAIAEELVARGNFVIGTATSEKGAEAISAYLGENGKGLVLNVTEAESIDSVLAQIKADFGDVDILVNNAGITRDGLLMRMKDSDWFDIIQTNLTSVYRLSKAVLRPMMKKGGRIITIGSVVGSSGNPGQTNYCAAKAGLIGFSKSLAKEVASRGITVNVVAPGFIATDMTDELTDTQKEAILSQIPAGQLGSPQDIAKAVAFLASDDAGYINGETLHVNGGLYMN
- a CDS encoding malonyl CoA-acyl carrier protein transacylase is translated as MTKFAMVFPGQGSQAVGMLADLASAYPVVEATFKEASEALGYDLWDLVQNGTAEDLGQTQRTQPALLTASVAIYRVWQEKHPELKPSVMAGHSLGEYSALVCAGVMGFKDAVKLVELRGQLMQEAVPAGTGAMYAIIGLDNEAIIKACEQAQSEAAEGEIVSAVNFNSPGQVVIAGSKAAVERAGALCKEAGAKRALPLPVSVPSHCALMKPAADKLAEALVKVEFFAPQVPVINNVDVEVETDAARIRLALVRQLYSPVRWTETVEKMAQEGVSQLYEIGPNKVLTGLASRIVKEVKAQAVNDVASLGAVLA
- a CDS encoding copper-translocating P-type ATPase yields the protein MQNITLNIAGMHCQACASRIEKVLNKKPFVETASVNFATEQAQISFNSEQASSQQLIEIIEKTGFSASLLQEQAVQKPEKAANWRLILLLTINIPFLIGMLGMLFNSHALMLPPLWQFGLASLVQLWLALPFYRSAIASIKGGLANMDVLVSSGTLIIYLYSTAMLFLHGEQALHHIYFEASVMVIGFVSLGKFLEARTKRQSLNSIGLLLELTPQKVSKQVGETWQEVALNEVKIGDVLRANTGERICADGLVLSGSGWTDESHLTGESRPENKLAGSRVLAGSLVSDGSLTYQAQGLGSQTLLGDLTQALAQAQGSKAPIARFADKVAGVFVPVVMSLSFLTFILTWWLAADPVQALVHSVAVLVIACPCALGLATPASIMVGMGRASRAGIWFKDAAALERSAQVDTVILDKTGTLTEGKPQVAASLVLSKLYDENQLLQITASLEQHANHPLAQALVAEALAKNLPLLTACGVESQAGQGLEGDIPDLGRVKVGQAAYCGLVLPDKLDPAWQLGSIVAVAVNDEPIGAFALVDSLKPDSLKAVQALQKMGIEVQVFSGDQQSVVDFIAQDLGIKQAYCKLSPRDKAEKIAQLQASGRVVAMVGDGINDAPALAQADVSFAMKNGAHVAEQTASATLMQASVSQLVTGLNLARATLTNIKQNLFFALIYNVIGIPLAAFGLLSPVIAGAAMALSSVSVLANALRLKKGRSSFS
- a CDS encoding hemolysin, whose amino-acid sequence is MKRTLTAAALSSLTLAACSNQENSAPIVGMANPASVFCQQQGGKSEVKKDAQGNEYALCHLPDGRVVEEWEFFHQHNK
- a CDS encoding UDP-N-acetylmuramate:L-alanyl-gamma-D-glutamyl-meso-diaminopimelate ligase, producing MTQKHIHILGICGTFMGGVAILAREMGYKVTGSDTNVYPPMSTFLEKSGIEIIPNYDVAQLQPAPDLVVIGNAMSRGNPCVEYVLNNQLPYTSGPQWLHDHLLKDRWVLAVSGTHGKTTTTGMLAWILDQNGLDTGFLIGGVAGNFGVSARLGSSPFFAIEADEYDSAFFDKRSKFVHYSPKTLIINNIDFDHADIFDDLKAIQRQFHHLIRTIPQNGCILSAESDQNVQDTLKLGTYSDLQFIGQDKEWYAQPLSADCSHFAVFHQQEKAGEVRWNLVGAHNMHNALMAIAAAHHASVEVAGACEALGSFINANRRLEVKGEVKGITVYDDFAHHPTAILATIDALRGKVGPDSRILAVLEPRSNTMKMGVHKDEIAPSLADADQVFVYQPDTIPWQVSQITNSLSQPAYWSANLEELVEKVAEAAQAGDHILVMSNGAFGGIHQKLLNKLEEKA
- a CDS encoding spermidine/putrescine ABC transporter substrate-binding protein; the protein is MRNKKLTKFGKLFAKMAVVATACSAVMAAAAEKLYVYNWTEYVPSSLLEQFTKETGIQVIYSTFESNEEMYSKLKLANGAGYDIVFPSSYYVGKMAKEGMLAELDKAKLSNLKNVSTELMGKPFDPENKYSLPYVYGLTGLGINKSEIDPASLTSWGDLWKSEFKGKVLLMNDSREVFHMALLLDGKSPNTQNPEEIKAAYERLLTLKPNVLVFNSDSPEMPYLQGEVAVGMQWTGSAHRAKSENPDIDFIFPKEGAIIWMDNYVIPKNAANKEAAHKFIDFLLRPESAKEVIETMGFSMPNEGVKAILSPELASDPLIFPPLEELEKGILQEDVGDATEIYEKYWTELKTR
- a CDS encoding transcriptional regulator, with protein sequence MSHSTSLTANPAPLGLCGFALTTWLLSLINNGTFSGDNVGLVLAMGFAFGGTAQMIAGMFEFSKGNTFGFTAFTSYGAFWWSFALFKVFFADKVSPEFIGWYLVVWGTFTLMMFIGTLAKARALQAIFLSLTITFYLLAIGDFTGNHSITHIGGNFGLLTALLAFYLAAADIINDSFGRTVLPIGEPKA
- a CDS encoding superoxide dismutase, with product MSSLLAAPAMAQTEMPKQIEVKVQQLDPANGNKDVGTVVITESAYGLVFTPNLHSLAHGMHGFHIHENPSCEPKEKDGKLVAGLGAGGHWDPTKAGKHGFPWSDEAHLGDLPALVVDHDGKAEYPVLAPRLKKLEDVKGRSLMIHAGGDNHSDHPAPLGGGGPRMACGVIN
- a CDS encoding thiaminase II, whose product is MTISTQLIQHAAPFWQAYTQHEFVRQLGAGTLPKACFQHYLKQDYLYLFHYSRALALAIYKAENFAQMDYSRRALEVILSEVQLHIAFCKQWGISESELQALPESAACVAYTRYVLDCGANGSLAELYAAIAPCAIGYAHIGKRLAQTGVENNPYQAWIDTYASPEFQAGVAELEAFLDQLCQGLSEQQLAKIQTIFNTATRMEAAFWQMGLDLSE
- a CDS encoding hydroxyethylthiazole kinase; translation: MKVQFLQKIRQTNPLVHNLTNIVAANFSANGLLALGASPIMSACVEEMEEVPALSQAVVINIGTLMGKDLAAMRLAGQTANRLGLPVVLDPVGVGATSFRRATVEALLKDVQFSAIRGNAGELAVLAGADWQAKGVDAGQGSADLASIAQTVARKYQTIAVISGETDWLSDGKQTVSLHNGTPLFPKITASGCLLSAVCGAFLAVAEKGDYLAALIEACTAYAVAGELAAQGLQAYQHSQFMICLLDELAGLTPEAVEALARVNYV